A window of the Kosakonia sp. BYX6 genome harbors these coding sequences:
- a CDS encoding ATP-binding cassette domain-containing protein: MNEATIQLEGLIKHFPGMEKPAVARLDCEIKAGYVTGLVGPDGAGKTTLMRILAGLMKQDEGSARVMGLDPIRNDSELHAMLGYMPQKFGLYEDLTVMENLTLYADLRSVTGEKRRQTFARLLEFTALAPFTERLAGKLSGGMKQKLGLACTLVGEPKVLLLDEPGVGVDPISRRELWQMVHELAGEGMLILWSTSYLDEAEQCRDVLLMNEGELLYQGEPKALTQTMAGRSFLVTCAQENNRRLLRRILKQPQVSDGVIQGRSVRMILKKDAQAQEIQNAPNMPALQIEETAPRFEDAFIDLLGGAGTAESPLGAILHTVEGDSQETVIEAKSLTKKFGDFAATDHVDFAVKRGEIFGLLGPNGAGKSTTFKMMCGLLVPTDGQALVLNMDLKVSSGKARQHLGYMAQKFSLYGNLTVEQNLRFFSGVYGLRGKAQSEKIARMSDAFGLKNIARHATDELPLGFKQRLALACSLMHEPDILFLDEPTSGVDPLTRREFWLHINSMVEKGVTVMVTTHFMDEAEYCDRIGLVYRGKLIASGTPDALKAQTADEAHPDPTMEHAFITLIHNWDKEHSDER, encoded by the coding sequence ATGAATGAGGCGACTATCCAACTCGAAGGCTTGATAAAACACTTTCCCGGCATGGAAAAACCCGCCGTGGCGCGGCTGGATTGCGAAATAAAAGCGGGCTATGTCACTGGGCTGGTTGGCCCGGATGGCGCGGGGAAAACCACGCTGATGCGCATTCTCGCCGGGCTGATGAAGCAGGACGAAGGCAGCGCGCGCGTGATGGGGCTGGATCCGATCCGCAATGACAGCGAACTGCACGCCATGCTCGGTTATATGCCGCAGAAATTCGGCCTGTATGAAGATCTCACGGTGATGGAAAACCTCACGCTGTACGCCGATTTGCGCAGCGTCACCGGGGAGAAACGACGCCAGACGTTTGCCCGGCTGCTGGAATTCACCGCCCTCGCTCCCTTTACCGAGCGGCTGGCGGGCAAACTTTCCGGCGGCATGAAACAGAAGCTGGGGCTGGCCTGTACGCTGGTCGGCGAACCGAAAGTGTTGCTGCTCGACGAACCGGGCGTCGGCGTTGACCCGATTTCCCGCCGCGAGTTATGGCAAATGGTGCATGAACTGGCCGGTGAAGGGATGCTGATTCTCTGGAGCACCTCTTATCTGGACGAAGCCGAGCAGTGCCGCGACGTTTTGCTGATGAACGAAGGAGAACTGCTGTACCAGGGCGAGCCGAAAGCGCTGACGCAAACCATGGCCGGGCGCAGTTTTCTCGTCACCTGCGCGCAAGAGAACAACCGCCGTCTGCTACGGCGCATTCTCAAACAGCCGCAGGTCAGCGACGGCGTGATTCAGGGCCGTTCGGTGCGCATGATCCTCAAAAAAGACGCGCAGGCACAGGAGATTCAAAACGCGCCAAATATGCCCGCCTTACAGATTGAAGAAACCGCGCCGCGTTTTGAAGATGCGTTTATCGACCTGCTTGGCGGCGCGGGCACGGCGGAATCCCCGCTTGGCGCGATCCTGCACACGGTGGAAGGTGACTCGCAAGAAACGGTGATTGAAGCCAAATCCCTGACCAAAAAGTTTGGTGATTTCGCCGCCACCGACCACGTGGATTTTGCGGTGAAACGCGGGGAGATTTTCGGCTTGCTTGGCCCGAACGGCGCGGGCAAATCCACCACCTTCAAAATGATGTGCGGTTTGCTGGTGCCGACCGATGGCCAGGCGTTGGTGCTGAACATGGATCTGAAAGTGAGTTCCGGCAAAGCGCGCCAGCACCTGGGGTATATGGCACAGAAGTTCTCGCTGTACGGCAACCTGACGGTGGAGCAAAACCTGCGCTTTTTCTCCGGCGTGTATGGCCTGCGCGGTAAAGCGCAGAGCGAGAAGATCGCGCGGATGAGTGACGCTTTTGGTCTGAAAAACATTGCCCGCCACGCCACTGACGAACTGCCGCTCGGCTTTAAGCAGCGGTTGGCGCTGGCCTGCTCGCTAATGCATGAACCGGATATTCTGTTTCTTGATGAACCCACCTCCGGTGTCGACCCGCTGACGCGACGCGAGTTCTGGCTGCACATCAACAGCATGGTGGAAAAAGGCGTCACAGTGATGGTGACCACGCATTTTATGGATGAGGCGGAGTATTGCGATCGTATTGGTCTGGTGTATCGCGGGAAGTTGATTGCCAGCGGTACGCCAGACGCGTTGAAAGCGCAGACCGCCGATGAAGCCCACCCGGATCCCACCATGGAACACGCGTTTATTACGCTTATCCATAATTGGGATAAGGAGCATAGCGATGAGCGTTAA
- a CDS encoding ABC transporter permease, whose product MSVKALSWRRVRALCIKETRQIVRDPSSWLIAVVIPLMLLFIFGYGINLDSSKLRVGILLEQRSEEALDFTHTLTGSPYIDATISDNRQQLIEMMQAGRIRGLVVVPVNFDAQMTRAGDTAPLQVITDGSEPNTANFVQGYLQGIWQLWQQQRAEDRGQEFTPLIDVQTRYWFNPAAISQHFIIPGAVTIIMTVIGAILTSLVVAREWERGTMEALLSTEITRAELLLCKLIPYYFLGMLAMLLCMLVSVFILGVPYRGSLLFLFLITSLFLLSTLGMGLLISTVTRNQFNAAQVALNAAFLPSIMLSGFIFQIDSMPAIIRVVTYIIPARYFVSTLQSLFLAGNISLVLTINTLFLVASAVMFIGLTWLKTKRRLD is encoded by the coding sequence ATGAGCGTTAAAGCCCTCTCCTGGCGGCGCGTACGGGCGCTGTGTATTAAAGAGACGCGGCAAATTGTCCGCGACCCAAGCAGTTGGCTCATTGCGGTGGTGATCCCGCTGATGCTGCTGTTTATTTTCGGCTACGGCATCAATCTGGACTCCAGCAAACTGCGCGTCGGCATCCTGCTGGAGCAGCGCAGCGAAGAGGCGCTGGACTTTACCCATACGCTAACCGGTTCGCCCTATATTGACGCGACGATCAGCGATAACCGCCAGCAATTAATCGAGATGATGCAGGCCGGGCGCATTCGCGGCCTGGTGGTGGTGCCGGTGAATTTCGACGCGCAGATGACGCGCGCAGGCGACACCGCGCCGCTTCAAGTGATTACCGATGGCAGCGAACCGAACACGGCGAACTTTGTACAGGGGTATTTGCAAGGCATCTGGCAACTCTGGCAGCAACAACGCGCCGAAGATCGCGGGCAAGAATTCACGCCGCTGATTGATGTGCAGACACGCTACTGGTTTAACCCGGCGGCCATCAGCCAGCACTTTATTATCCCCGGCGCGGTGACCATCATCATGACGGTGATTGGCGCGATCCTCACTTCGCTGGTGGTCGCGCGCGAGTGGGAGCGCGGCACCATGGAAGCGCTGCTGTCGACGGAAATCACGCGGGCCGAGTTGCTGCTGTGTAAGCTGATTCCCTATTACTTTCTTGGCATGCTGGCAATGCTGCTCTGTATGCTGGTGTCGGTGTTTATTCTCGGCGTGCCCTACCGCGGTTCGCTGTTGTTCCTGTTTTTGATAACCAGCCTGTTTTTGCTCAGCACGCTCGGCATGGGGTTGCTGATCTCCACCGTCACGCGCAACCAGTTCAACGCCGCGCAGGTGGCGCTGAATGCCGCCTTTTTACCGTCGATTATGCTGTCCGGTTTTATTTTTCAGATCGACAGCATGCCGGCGATTATTCGCGTGGTGACGTATATCATCCCGGCGCGTTATTTCGTCAGCACGCTGCAAAGCCTGTTTCTGGCGGGCAATATTTCGCTGGTGCTGACCATTAACACGCTGTTTTTGGTAGCCTCGGCCGTGATGTTTATCGGCCTGACGTGGCTGAAAACAAAACGCAGACTGGATTAA
- a CDS encoding ABC transporter permease produces the protein MFHRLFTLIRKELQSLLREPQTRAILILPVVFQVLLFPFAATLEVTNATIAIYNEDNGKHAVELTQRFARAKAFTHVLLLHSPQEIRPTIDTQKALLLVRFPADFSRNLDSGITAPMQLILDGRNSNSAQIAANYLQQVVKDYQQELLQGQEKPNNSELVVRNWYNPNLDYKWFVVPSLIAMITTIGVMIVTSLSVAREREQGTFDQLLVSPLATWQIFIGKAIPALIVACSQATIVLLFGILAYKIPFAGSLLLFYFTMLVYGLSLVGFGLLISSFCTTQQQAFIGVFVFMMPAILLSGYVSPVENMPVWLQDFTWINPIRHFTDITKQIYLKDASLSIIWQSLWPLLVIAGTTGSAAYAMFRRHIA, from the coding sequence ATGTTTCATCGTTTATTCACGCTGATTCGCAAAGAGCTGCAATCGCTGTTACGCGAGCCGCAAACCCGCGCCATTTTGATCCTCCCGGTGGTGTTTCAGGTGCTACTGTTTCCTTTTGCCGCCACACTGGAAGTGACCAACGCGACCATTGCTATTTATAACGAAGACAATGGTAAACACGCGGTCGAGCTGACCCAGCGTTTCGCCCGCGCCAAAGCCTTTACCCATGTTTTGTTACTGCACAGCCCGCAGGAGATCCGCCCGACCATCGACACGCAAAAAGCGCTGCTGCTGGTGCGTTTCCCGGCGGATTTTTCGCGCAACCTGGACAGCGGCATTACCGCGCCGATGCAGTTGATCCTCGACGGGCGCAACTCTAACAGTGCGCAGATCGCCGCCAACTATTTGCAGCAGGTGGTGAAGGATTATCAGCAAGAGTTGCTTCAGGGGCAGGAGAAACCGAATAACAGCGAGCTGGTGGTGCGCAACTGGTACAACCCCAATCTGGATTACAAATGGTTTGTGGTGCCGTCGCTGATCGCGATGATCACCACCATCGGCGTGATGATTGTTACGTCGCTGTCGGTAGCGCGCGAGCGGGAACAAGGCACCTTCGATCAACTGCTGGTTTCGCCGCTGGCGACCTGGCAGATTTTTATTGGCAAAGCGATACCGGCGCTGATTGTGGCCTGTTCCCAGGCCACAATCGTGCTGCTGTTCGGCATTCTGGCGTACAAAATCCCCTTCGCCGGATCACTGCTACTGTTCTATTTCACTATGCTGGTTTATGGCTTGTCGCTGGTGGGTTTTGGCCTGCTGATTTCCTCGTTTTGCACCACGCAACAGCAGGCGTTTATTGGCGTGTTTGTCTTTATGATGCCGGCGATATTGCTCTCAGGGTATGTGTCGCCGGTCGAGAATATGCCGGTCTGGTTGCAGGATTTCACCTGGATCAACCCGATCCGGCACTTTACCGATATTACGAAGCAGATTTATTTGAAGGACGCCAGCTTAAGCATCATCTGGCAGAGTTTGTGGCCGCTGTTGGTGATAGCGGGAACCACCGGTTCAGCGGCGTATGCCATGTTTCGACGGCATATCGCGTAA
- a CDS encoding YbhQ family protein, which translates to MKWQQRVQVATGLSCWQIMLHMLVVAILVMGWMSGALVRVGLGLCVVYGVTVLLMLFFQRHHDARWRGIGDVLEELTTTWYFGASLIAIWLLSRVLQNNLLLALVGLAILAGPAVVSLLTKERKLRDMPSKHGIRR; encoded by the coding sequence ATGAAGTGGCAACAACGTGTTCAAGTCGCGACAGGTCTGAGTTGCTGGCAGATTATGTTGCACATGTTGGTTGTGGCGATATTGGTGATGGGGTGGATGAGCGGCGCGCTGGTGCGCGTAGGCTTAGGGCTTTGCGTGGTTTATGGCGTCACCGTGCTGCTGATGCTGTTTTTCCAGCGCCACCACGATGCGCGCTGGCGCGGTATCGGCGATGTGCTGGAAGAGCTGACCACCACCTGGTATTTTGGCGCGTCGCTGATCGCCATCTGGCTGCTCTCCCGCGTTCTGCAAAATAACCTTCTGCTGGCGCTGGTTGGGCTGGCGATCCTCGCCGGCCCGGCCGTGGTGTCGTTGCTGACAAAAGAGCGTAAGTTACGCGATATGCCGTCGAAACATGGCATACGCCGCTGA
- a CDS encoding endonuclease/exonuclease/phosphatase family protein, with protein MTQQARHFSLKVLTINTHKGFTTFNRRFILPELRDAVRTVSADIVCLQEVMGAHEVHPLHVENWPDTTHYEFLADTMWSDYAYGRNAVYPEGHHGNAVLSRYPIEHYENRDVSVDGSEKRGLLYCRIVPPDLGYSLHVICVHLGLREAHRQAQLTMLAEWVNSLPENEPVVVAGDFNDWRQKANYPLKVQAGLDEIFTRAHGRPARTFPVSLPLLRLDRIYVKNANASAPTALPLRNWRHLSDHAPLSAEIHL; from the coding sequence ATGACCCAACAAGCCCGACATTTTTCATTAAAAGTTCTCACGATCAACACGCACAAAGGTTTCACCACCTTTAACCGGCGCTTTATTCTGCCGGAGCTGCGCGATGCGGTGCGTACCGTCAGCGCCGATATTGTCTGCCTGCAAGAAGTGATGGGCGCGCACGAGGTGCATCCTTTACATGTCGAAAACTGGCCGGACACCACTCATTATGAATTCCTCGCCGATACCATGTGGAGCGATTACGCCTACGGGCGCAACGCGGTCTACCCGGAAGGACACCACGGTAATGCGGTGCTCTCCCGCTATCCGATTGAACATTATGAAAACCGCGATGTTTCCGTTGACGGTAGCGAAAAGCGCGGCCTGTTGTACTGCCGCATTGTGCCGCCGGATCTCGGTTATTCGCTGCATGTGATTTGTGTGCATTTGGGGTTACGCGAAGCGCATCGCCAGGCACAACTAACGATGTTGGCGGAATGGGTCAATTCCCTGCCGGAAAACGAACCCGTAGTGGTGGCGGGCGACTTTAATGACTGGCGGCAAAAAGCCAATTATCCGCTGAAAGTGCAGGCCGGGCTGGATGAAATATTCACCCGCGCGCATGGCCGCCCGGCGCGAACGTTCCCGGTCAGCCTGCCGCTGCTGCGCCTCGATCGCATTTACGTAAAAAACGCCAACGCCAGCGCGCCGACTGCCTTGCCGCTGCGTAACTGGCGACACCTGTCCGATCATGCCCCCCTGAGCGCGGAGATCCATCTATGA